In one Fusarium falciforme chromosome 5, complete sequence genomic region, the following are encoded:
- a CDS encoding MFS domain-containing protein, which translates to MPSSESGETMRDPSPYPYAQPGGRRRSSTFSDRINRLEEIEAQSRYEEEAADRGIGALHNIRSRTRSRTNEVLVNWELDDPENPYNWSKSKKNLVLFYTAVLVINSTMGSALPSLAIPNIVEDFGITSQAGKVLPISVYLIGYVFGPIIWGPLSEHFGRRDLSFATFGLFTVFTMACALAPNWPALLIFRFFCGAFASSPIAIVAGILADVYNDPRTRGRAFAIFMVCTTGGPILSPIISGFAGPSIGWRWVFWIALIVAGVTLVLIAFLPETYGPILLSRRARKIRKEDPASRAIAPRDLESTDLRQLLTVVLTRPLRMLIFEPIVTTTCAYLSLVYTIFYMSFQAFPIIFQDVYGLSPGVTGLAYLPIFGGAAVTLPIFWAWDNALARATARDAPWVQREEYRRLPLACLGGPLFVISLFWLGWSAREGVSFIAPMLAGIPFGMGFMLIFMAMLNYLTDAYEIFAASANAAASTCRSLFAVVLPLATTPMFRRLEIPGACSLLGGLSALMCIIPFVFIWKGPSIRARSRFCIALRERKEEMQRKEGEARARLERIELRDKEDEKEKEYV; encoded by the exons ATGCCTTCGAGTGAATCCGGCGAGACGATGCGGGATCCGTCCCCATACC CTTACGCACAACCAGGGGgtcggagaagaagcagtaCTTTCTCAGATAGAATCAACCGTCTAGAAGAGATCGAAGCTCAATCCCGCTATGAAGAAGAGGCGGCAGATCGAGGCATCGGTGCCCTTCACAACATTCGCTCGCGAACTCGAAGCCGTACAAACGAGGTTCTCGTCAATTGGGAGTTAGACGACCCCGAGAACCCATACAACTGGTCAAAG TCGAAGAAGAACCTGGTCCTCTTCTACACGGCGGTGCTAGTTATCAACTCCACCATGGGCTCTGCCCTGCCCAGCTTAGCCATCCCCAACATCGTCGAGGACTTTGGTATCACCTCCCAAGCCGGGAAAGTCTTACCCATATCGGTCTACCTCATCGGCTACGTCTTTGGTCCCATAATCTGGGGCCCTCTGAGCGAGCACTTCGGTCGGAGAGATCTCAGTTTCGCGACCTTTGGTCTCTTCACTGTCTTCACCATGGCTTGCGCCCTCGCCCCCAATTGGCCTGCCCTACTCATCTTTCGCTTCTTCTGCGGTGCCTTTGCGAGCTCGCCTATTGCTATTGTTGCTGGTATCCTGGCGGATGTGTATAATGACCCCCGGACGAGAGGAAGAGCCTTTGCCATCTTCATGGTG TGTACAACCGGAGGCCCTATTCTTTCTCCCATCATCTCTGGATTCGCTGGTCCTAGCATTGGCTGGCGTTGGGTCTTCTGGATTGCCCTCATCGTCGCCGGTGTgaccctcgtcctcatcgctTTTCTCCCCGAGACCTACGGACCAATCCTCCTATCCCGCCGTGCCCGCAAGATCCGCAAGGAAGACCCAGCCTCTAGAGCTATTGCCCCTCGCGATCTCGAGTCAACAGACCTCAGACAGCTTCTCACTGTGGTTCTCACCCGACCCCTTCGCATGCTCATCTTTGAGCCCATCGTCACTACCACCTGTGCCTACCTCTCCCTCGTCTACACCATCTTCTACATGTCCTTCCAGGCATTCCCCATCATCTTCCAAGACGTGTATGGCCTTTCACCCGGTGTCACAGGCCTAGCCTACCTCCCCATCTTTGGCGGTGCAGCCGTGACTCTGCCCATCTTCTGGGCCTGGGATAACGCCCTAGCCCGTGCTACAGCCCGCGATGCCCCCTGGGTTCAGCGTGAGGAATACCGTCGCCTCCCCCTGGCCTGCCTTGGTGGTCCCCTCTTCGTCATCTCTCTCttctggctgggctggtcCGCTCGCGAAGGTGTTTCCTTTATCGCACCCATGCTGGCTGGCATTCCCTTTGGCATGGGTTTCATGCTCATCTTTATGGCCATGCTCAACTATCTCACAGACGCCTACGAGATCTTCGCCGCTTCCGCCAATGCCGCTGCTTCTACCTGCCGCTCTCTCTTTGCAGTGGTCTTACCCCTGGCCACAACCCCCATGTTCCGTCGCCTTGAAATTCCCGGTGCATGTTCCCTTCTTGGAGGTCTCAGTGCTCTCATGTGCATCATTCCATTCGTCTTCATCTGGAAGGGTCCCAGCATTCGTGCCCGCTCTCGCTTCTGCATTGCGTTGCGTGAACGAAAGGAGGAGATGCAGCGCAAGGAGGGTGAGGCAAGGGCTCGGCTGGAGCGTATTGAGTTGAGGGACAAGGAggacgagaaggagaaggaataCGTCTAA
- a CDS encoding 5-methyltetrahydropteroyltriglutamate--homocysteine S-methyltransferase, producing the protein MVQSAILGFPRMGVNRDLKKATEAYWGGKISQADLLAEAKRLRLAHWKIQQDAGVDVIPSNDFALYDQVLHQIQDFGAVPERYTKDGLDPIDQYFAMGRGHQKEGVDVPSLEMVKWFDSNYHYVKPTLQDNQTFTLTASPKAVNEFKEAKEAGIPTRPVLVGPVSFLHLGKADRGQSVDPIDLLEKLLPVYEQLLTQLKEAGAETVQIDEPVLVFDLPAKTKAAFKPAYEKFASLGDKIPKLVFTTYFGDIVHNLDLLPKDVYGVHIDLVRNPEQLETVLGALGPKTVLSAGVVDGRNIWKTNLKRAIEIVETAIQKLGKDRVIAATSSSLLHTPHTLASEKKLDPEVADWFSFATEKASEIALIAKAVTEGPAAVREQLEANAKSIQARATSPRTNNPQVKDRQSKITEQDYNRKSEFPARISQQQKKLNLPLFPTTTIGSFPQTKEIRVQRNKFTKGEITLEEYDRFIEKEIDENIKIQEELGLDVFVHGEPERNDMVQFFGERLDGYTFTTHAWVQSYGSRCVRPPIIVGDISRPAPMTVKESKYAVTVSSKPMKGMLTGPVTCLRWSFPRDDVHQSVQAEQLALALRDEVVDLEKAGVDVIQVDEPALREGLPLRSGEERDAYLKWAVKAFRLSTTGVEDSTQIHSHFCYSEFQDFFHAIAALDADVLSIENSKSDAKLLRVFVDSAYPRHIGPGVYDIHSPRVPSEQEIKDRIEEMLQFLKPEQLWIDPDCGLKTRQWKETKEALSNMVNAAKFFRAKYAQ; encoded by the exons ATGGTTCAGTCCGCGATCCTCGGTTTCCCCCGTATGGGTGTCAACCGTGACCTGAAGAAGGCCACCGAAGCTT ACTGGGGTGGAAAGATCTCCCAGGCTGACCTCCTCGCTGAGGCCAAGCGCCTCCGTCTTGCCCACTGGAAGATCCAGCAGGATGCCGGTGTCGACGTCATCCCCAGCAACGACTTCGCCCTCTACGACCAGGTCCTTCACCAGATCCAGGACTTTGGT GCCGTTCCCGAGCGATACACCAAGGATGGTCTCGACCCCATTGACCAGTACTTCGCCATGGGCCGTGGCCACCAGAAGGAGGGCGTCGATGTCCCCTCTCTGGAGATGGTCAAGTGGTTCGACTCCAACTACCACTACGTGAAGCCCACCCTCCAGGACAACCAGACCTTCACTCTCACTGCCAGCCCCAAGGCTGTCAACGAGttcaaggaggccaaggaggctggCATCCCCACCCGCCCCGTCCTCGTTGGTCCCGTCTCCTTCCTCCACCTCGGCAAGGCCGACCGTGGTCAGTCTGTCGACCCCATCGacctcctcgagaagcttctGCCCGTCTACGAGCAGCTCCTTAcccagctcaaggaggctggTGCCGAGACTGTCCAGATCGATGAGCCCGTCCTCGTCTTCGATCTCcccgccaagaccaaggctgcCTTCAAGCCCGCCTACGAGAAGTTCGCCAGCCTGGGTGACAAGATCCCCAAGCTCGTCTTCACCACTTACTTCGGTGACATCGTCCAcaaccttgacctcctcccCAAGGATGTCTATGGTGTCCACATCGACCTTGTCCGCAACCCTGAGCAGCTCGAGACCGTCCTCGGTGCTCTCGGCCCCAAGACTGTCCTCTCTGCTGGTGTCGTCGACGGCCGCAACATCTGGAAGACCAACCTGAAGCGCGCCATTGAGATTGTCGAGACTGCCATCCAGAAGCTCGGCAAGGACCGCGTCATTGccgccacctcctcctccctcctccacacCCCTCACACTCTTGCCagcgagaagaagctggacCCCGAGGTTGCCGACTGGTTCTCTTTCGCCACTGAGAAGGCTTCCGAGATTGCTCTCATTGCCAAGGCTGTTACTGAGGGCCCTGCTGCCGTCCGTGAGCAGCTTGAGGCCAACGCCAAGTCCATCCAGGCTCGTGCCACCTCCCCCCGAACCAACAACCCCCAGGTCAAGGACCGCCAGTCCAAGATCACTGAGCAGGACTACAACCGCAAGAGCGAGTTCCCTGCCCGTATcagccagcagcagaagaagctgaacctccctctcttccccaccaccaccatcggcTCCTTCCCCCAGACCAAGGAGATCCGTGTCCAGCGAAACAAGTTCACCAAGGGCGAGATCACCCTTGAGGAGTACGACCGCTTCAtcgagaaggagattgatgagaacatcaagatccaggaggagcttggccttgatgtctTCGTCCACGGTGAGCCCGAGCGAAACGACATGGTCCAGTTCTTCGGTGAGCGCCTGGATGGTTACACCTTCACCACCCACGCCTGGGTTCAGTCTTACGGCTCCCGATGCGTCCGACCTCCCATCATTGTCGGTGACATCTCTCGCCCTGCCCCCATGACCGTCAAGGAGTCCAAGTACGCCGTTACCGTCTCCAGCAAGCCCATGAAGGGTATGCTCACTGGTCCCGTCACCTGCCTTCGATGGTCTTTCCCCCGTGACGACGTCCACCAGTCCGTCCAGGCTGAGCAGCTTGCTCTCGCCCTCCGTGACGAGGTCGTCGACCTTGAGAAGGCCGGTGTCGACGTCATCCAGGTCGATGAGCCCGCTCTCCGTGAGGGTCTCCCTCTCCGCTCCGGTGAGGAGCGTGACGCCTACCTCAAGTGGGCTGTCAAGGCTTTCCGCCTGTCCACCACTGGTGTCGAGGACTCCACTCAGATCCACTCCCACTTCTGCTACTCTGAGTTCCAGGACTTCTTCCACGCCATCGCTGCCCTCGATGCCGATGTTCTGTCCATCGAGAACAGCAAGTCTGACGCCAAGCTTCTCCGAGTCTTCGTCGACTCTGCCTATCCCCGCCACATCGGCCCTGGTGTCTACGACATCCACTCCCCTCGTGTCCCCAGCGAGCAGGAGATCAAGGACCGCATCGAGGAGATGCTCCAGTTCCTCAAGCCTGAGCAGCTCTGGATCGACCCTGACTGCGGTCTCAAGACCCGCCAGTGgaaggagaccaaggaggctCTTAGCAACATGGTTAACGCCGCTAAGTTCTTCCGCGCCAAGTACGCCCAGTAA
- a CDS encoding Prefoldin subunit 4, producing the protein MASIMQRRMLSKADEETTDEVEVRREDQDKINRFSRLHQREIVLEEELGAKNKEKEELDDLSTELELADEDEKIQYKIGDAFFHVSLEQAQEMLEEATEKLEEESTELEEKLSSIREDMTKLKVELYARFGKQINLET; encoded by the exons ATGGCCTCAATAATGCAGCGCCGCATG CTGTCCAAGGCGGACGAGGAGACGACCGACGAAGTCGAGGTGCGACGAGAGGATCAGGACAAGATCAACCGATTCAGCCGGCTACACCAGCGTGAGATtgtcttggaggaggagctggggGCAAAGAAC aaggaaaaggaggaaCTCGACGACTTATCCACAGAACTCGAACttgccgacgaggacgaaaAGATTCA GTACAAGATCGGCGATGCCTTCTTCCACGTCTCCCTAGAGCAGGCTCAGGAGATGCTCGAAGAAGCCACagagaagctcgaggaggagtcgacagagctggaggagaagcttTCGTCCATCCGCGAGGACAtgaccaagctcaaggtcgagcTGTATGCCAGATTCGGAAAGCAAATCAACCTAGAGACCTGA